One Rosa chinensis cultivar Old Blush chromosome 5, RchiOBHm-V2, whole genome shotgun sequence genomic region harbors:
- the LOC112202449 gene encoding scarecrow-like protein 30 produces MDTLLEEFPNSMNKFAFDQNSIPSFADQNPADQFEPNHEFTNPSFSPANSYPYTDFSSSSSGLSSEGVYSPDTSDSNTILRFISEMLMEEEDLENKPCMLQDCLALRAAEKSLYDVLVQEDPSSISQNLTSTYQNVGSPDDGSNHSSSSSIAGSNWVDSDFNYIQEVLDTVVPNPFVSNGKGGVTDLEGNSSISADARRLSDDVKFSPDKDESDESRNGSRGKKNRYREDGDYLDEERSYKQSAVYADEIEPEEMFDQVLLCQGHKSSSSPQVSELKDGNGKLQRNGKPKGSKAKKTGKKKAGDNKEVVDLQTLLTQCAQAVASYDKRNANEQLKLIRQHSSPYGDGTQRLAHYLANGLEERLTAAVSSYKQSVCFSRGNLSAAVILKAYRTYITACPFKKMSNFYANQTIRKLAEEKTRLHIIDFGILYGYQWPCLIQALSKRPGGPPMVRITGIEFPQSGFRPSEGLEETGRRLQNYCKRVNVPFEYTAIAKNWETIQYEDIKVERDEVTVVNCLYRLKNLPDDEVLDSPRDTVLKLIRRINPDVFIHGIVNGTYNAPFFDTRFREALYHFSSLFDMYEETLPREDPDRLLFEQEVFGRDLINVVACEGSMRLERPETYKQWQMRNIRAGFKQLPLDQDLLKRIKTMVKSEYHKDFVVDEDGKWVLHGWKGRIIHAISCWKSAW; encoded by the coding sequence ATGGATACCCTTCTGGAAGAGTTTCCAAATTCCATGAACAAATTCGCATTTGACCAAAACTCCATCCCTTCCTTTGCAGATCAAAATCCTGCTGATCAGTTTGAACCCAATCATGAATTCACAAATCCCAGTTTCTCTCCGGCCAATTCATACCCTTATACTGatttctcttcatcttcttcgggTTTGAGCTCCGAGGGGGTGTATTCTCCAGACACCAGTGACTCCAATACCATCCTCAGATTCATCAGTGAGATGcttatggaagaagaagacttgGAGAACAAGCCTTGCATGCTTCAGGACTGTTTGGCTCTCCGAGCTGCTGAGAAGTCTTTATATGATGTCCTAGTCCAGGAGGATCCCTCTTCAATCAGTCAGAATCTCACTTCCACATACCAAAATGTTGGGAGTCCAGATGATGGCAGCAACCACAGCAGCAGTAGCTCTATTGCTGGTAGCAACTGGGTTGACTCGGATTTCAATTATATCCAAGAGGTTTTAGATACTGTGGTTCCAAACCCTTTTGTTTCAAATGGCAAGGGTGGAGTTACAGATCTAGAAGGCAACTCATCAATTTCTGCGGATGCAAGGCGACTTTCTGATGATGTGAAGTTCAGTCCAGATAAGGATGAAAGTGATGAGTCAAGAAATGGATCACGGGGCAAGAAAAATCGTTACCGGGAGGATGGTGATTATCTAGATGAAGAGAGAAGCTACAAGCAGTCGGCAGTTTACGCTGACGAAATTGAGCCAGAAGAGATGTTTGATCAGGTACTACTCTGTCAGGGTCATaaatcatcttcttctcctcaGGTATCTGAGCTCAAAGATGGAAATGGAAAGCTGCAGCGTAACGGCAAGCCAAAAGGATCCAAAGCCAAGAAAACAGGCAAGAAAAAAGCAGGTGACAATAAAGAAGTGGTGGATTTACAGACACTGCTTACTCAATGTGCACAAGCTGTTGCAAGCTATGACAAAAGGAATGCAAATGAACAACTGAAGCTGATAAGGCAGCACTCGTCTCCCTATGGCGATGGAACTCAAAGATTAGCTCATTACTTGGCCAATGGCCTCGAAGAACGCTTGACTGCGGCGGTTTCATCGTACAAGCAGTCTGTTTGCTTTTCCAGAGGTAATCTGTCAGCTGCTGTTATCTTGAAAGCTTACCGGACTTACATCACAGCATGCCCCTTTAAGAAGATGTCCAATTTTTATGCTAACCAAACGATTCGCAAGCTGGCAGAGGAGAAAACCAGGCTTCACATAATTGATTTTGGTATACTCTATGGGTACCAATGGCCTTGCCTTATCCAAGCTCTCTCAAAAAGACCTGGTGGACCTCCCATGGTTCGCATTACTGGAATCGAGTTTCCCCAGTCAGGTTTTCGACCTTCAGAAGGGCTTGAAGAGACAGGGCGCCGCCTACAGAATTACTGCAAGAGAGTCAATGTCCCATTTGAGTACACTGCCATAGCAAAGAATTGGGAAACCATTCAGTATGAGGATATCAAAGTCGAGAGAGATGAGGTGACCGTAGTGAactgcttgtacaggttaaagAACTTACCAGATGACGAAGTGTTGGACAGCCCCAGAGACACAGTTTTGAAGCTGATCAGGAGAATCAACCCAGATGTATTCATCCATGGAATTGTTAATGGAACCTACAACGCACCCTTCTTTGACACACGGTTCCGGGAGGCACTCTACCATTTCTCTTCCTTGTTTGATATGTATGAGGAGACTTTGCCCAGAGAAGATCCAGACAGGCTTCTCTTTGAACAAGAGGTATTTGGTAGAGATCTTATCAATGTGGTAGCATGTGAAGGTTCAATGAGGCTTGAAAGACCTGAAACATACAAGCAGTGGCAGATGAGAAATATAAGAGCTGGGTTCAAGCAGTTGCCATTAGATCAGGACCTCTTGAAGAGAATAAAGACTATGGTGAAGTCAGAATATCATAAAGATTTTGTTGTGGATGAAGATGGCAAGTGGGTCTTGCACGGATGGAAAGGCCGAATAATCCATGCTATTTCTTGCTGGAAATCTGCTTGGTAG
- the LOC112202451 gene encoding scarecrow-like protein 30 — protein sequence MDEFPSSMNNFMFYQNSMPTSGQNILVTESDQHNHEFSDPSFFPSNPNPPSRDDSSSSLGLSSEGEYYSPSIATLQYISQMLMEEDLQNKPCMLQDCLALQATEKSLHDVLVQQYPSSTNHLLTSTQQNVEISDDFINHSSNSSTAARNWDDGSGWISLQNVLESFPVENTTLSVPNPFSSNGKSEIIDLERDSSFLIQPRELTEDGNDSTNRSRSKKDRQWEDGDYQEQGRSNKQTALYAAESEPPEMLDQVLLYQYQNSGSSLQESDQLKTRSGFRGLKGKRTGKKKMDDNGAVVDFQTLLTQCAKAVASYDTRTANEQLKLIRQHSSPHGDGTQRLAHYFANGLEERLIAAVPLYNPVSLFSYKMSAADILKAYQTYIKACPFKLMSNIYANKTIFKLAEKVTRLHIIDFGILYGYQWPSLIQMLAKRPSGPPMLHITGIEFPQSGFRPSGRLEETGNRLAKYCKRFNVPFEYNFIAQSWDTIQYEDIKLDRDELTVVNCLYRLKNLHDETVINSPRDTVLKLIRRINPDIFIHGVVNGAYNAPFFNIRFREALYYFSSLFDVFEETLPREDQQRLLYEQEIFGRDIINVIACEGSRRLERPETYKQWQIRNTRAGFKQLPLNQEIVKKVKNIVRLDYHEDFVVDKDGKWLLQGWKGRIIHAICCWKSA from the coding sequence ATGGATGAATTTCCAAGTTCCATGAATAATTTCATGTTTTACCAGAACTCAATGCCAACTTCAGGTCAGAACATCCTTGTTACTGAATCTGATCAACACAATCATGAATTCAGTGATCCCAGTTTCTTTCCATCCAATCCAAACCCTCCTTCTCGTGAtgattcatcttcatctttggGTTTGAGCTCAGAGGGGGAGTATTACTCTCCCTCTATTGCTACTCTCCAATACATAAGTCAGATGCTTATGGAAGAAGACTTGCAGAACAAACCCTGCATGCTTCAGGACTGTTTGGCCCTCCAAGCCACTGAGAAATCCTTACATGATGTCCTAGTCCAGCAATATCCTTCTTCGACTAATCACCTTCTCACTTCCACTCAGCAAAATGTTGAGATATCTGATGATTTCATTAACCACAGCAGTAATAGCTCCACTGCCGCTAGGAACTGGGATGATGGCTCAGGTTGGATTTCTTTACAAAATGTTCTAGAATCCTTTCCTGTGGAAAATACTACCCTTTCAGTTCCAAATCCTTTTTCCTCAAATGGCAAGAGTGAAATCATAGATCTAGAAAGGGACTCATCATTTCTCATACAGCCAAGGGAGCTGACTGAGGATGGGAATGACTCAACAAACAGATCAAGGAGCAAGAAAGATCGTCAGTGGGAGGATGGTGATTATCAAGAACAAGGGAGGAGCAACAAGCAGACCGCACTTTATGCAGCTGAATCTGAGCCACCAGAGATGTTGGATCAGGTACTGCTCTATCAATATCAAAACTCAGGTTCTTCTCTTCAGGAATCTGATCAGCTTAAAACGAGAAGTGGATTTAGAGGATTAAAAGGCAAAAGaacaggaaagaaaaaaatggatgACAACGGAGCAGTAGTGGATTTTCAGACACTTCTAACTCAATGTGCAAAAGCTGTTGCAAGCTATGACACAAGGACAGCGAATGAACAACTCAAGCTGATAAGGCAGCACTCATCTCCCCATGGTGATGGAACCCAACGATTAGCTCATTACTTTGCCAATGGCCTCGAAGAACGCTTGATCGCTGCGGTTCCCTTGTACAATCCCGTTTCCCTTTTCAGTTATAAGATGTCAGCTGCTGATATCTTGAAAGCTTACCAGACTTATATCAAAGCATGCCCTTTCAAGCTGATGTCAAATATCTACGCTAACAAAACTATTTTCAAGTTAGCAGAGAAAGTAACGAGGCTGCACATAATCGATTTTGGTATTCTCTATGGCTACCAATGGCCTTCCCTTATCCAGATGCTTGCGAAAAGACCCTCCGGACCTCCAATGCTTCACATTACTGGTATTGAATTTCCCCAATCAGGATTTCGACCATCTGGGAGGCTTGAAGAGACGGGGAACCGCCTAGCGAAATACTGCAAGAGATTCAATGTCCCGTTTGAGTACAATTTCATAGCACAGAGTTGGGACACAATTCAATATGAAGATATCAAACTTGACAGAGATGAGTTGACTGTAGTGAACTGCTTGTACAGGCTAAAGAACTTACATGATGAAACTGTAATCAACAGTCCAAGGGATACAGTTTTGAAGCTTATCAGGAGAATCAACCCTGATATCTTCATCCATGGAGTGGTTAATGGAGCCTACAATGCACCTTTCTTCAACATACGGTTCCGGGAGGCACTCTACTATTTCTCTTCTTTGTTTGATGTGTTTGAGGAGACTTTGCCCAGAGAAGATCAACAGAGGCTGCTCTACGAACAAGAGATATTTGGTAGAGATATTATCAATGTGATAGCATGTGAGGGTTCCAGGAGGCTTGAAAGGCCTGAAACATACAAGCAGTGGCAGATAAGAAACACTAGAGCTGGGTTCAAGCAGTTACCATTGAACCAGGAGATTGTGAAGAAAGTTAAGAATATTGTAAGGTTAGATTACCATGAGGACTTTGTTGTGGACAAAGATGGCAAGTGGCTCCTGCAGGGATGGAAAGGCCGAATAATACATGCTATTTGTTGCTGGAAATCTGCTTGA
- the LOC112202457 gene encoding uncharacterized protein LOC112202457, translating into MAKRELSSTLRNLKFMQRATQRDEMVKKEEEEVKPDGGFSSAATQLRKCVVVMEGDPSPGAIKGRISFNGFNPLIDKLNNPGQPAASASSSGIHSERVSTRESGSSMDEAECSNIDNSNCEPNGDHKRKQSEVLSETQYPNKSPKNDQGQSSSNKSKGSFKKPKGGKLDYNILRPSKSQTKKGRP; encoded by the exons ATGGCGAAGCGGGAGCTTTCCAGCACTCTGAGGAACTTAAAG TTCATGCAAAGGGCAACTCAGAGAGATGAGATGGTgaagaaagaggaagaagaagtcaAACCTGATGGGGGTTTTAGCTCTGCTGCTACCCAACTAAGAAAGTG TGTGGTTGTAATGGAAGGTGACCCCAGTCCGGGAGCAATTAAAGGGCGTATTTCATTTAACGGTTTCAATCCATTAATTGAT AAACTGAATAACCCTGGTCAGCCAGCAGCCTCTGCGTCTTCTTCTGGCATCCATAGTGAAAGAGTGTCAACTAG AGAAAGTGGGTCCTCAATGGACGAAGCAGAGTGCTCAAATATTGACAACTCAAACTGTGAGCCTAATGGAGACCATAAAAGAAAACAGTCTGAAGTATTGTCTGAAACACAATATCCGAATAAGTCGCCCAAAAATGATCAAGGTCAGTCATCATCAAATAAAAGTAAAGGCTCCTTCAAGAAACCGAAGGGTGGAAAGCTGGACTACAACATTCTTAGGCCATCAAAGAGTCAAACCAAAAAAGGTAGACCATAA